In Cucurbita pepo subsp. pepo cultivar mu-cu-16 chromosome LG10, ASM280686v2, whole genome shotgun sequence, the DNA window GAGTTTCGTTTGGTCTGAAACAAGCAGGAACTGTTTTCCTGGttattttcttgctttctCACTGTTTGATGCTTCTGTTATTGCCGTTGATTTGATTCTGAtgattctttcaatttttttccctCCGTATCCCTCTTTTCTCGTCTATTTCTTCGCGTGATCTTTATTCAACATAGCATTCAGGTCGTGTGTGGTGATCTCTGACTTTAAAGATTAATCAAGTTAGCTGAGTAACAGAGGTGGTTTGGCGGGGCTATGGAGGCCAACTTAGGACATTTGCAGTATCTATCAATCCGGATTGATTCCGGAATGTTTGTGACGAAACCGAGTGGTTCGGTCCGATTTCTTCACCCAATTTCTGATCAGCACAAGCCTCTACCTCTGGTTTCGGCTTTTCAGCAACCTCTGAGACTTCCGAATCGATGCAGGACGGTGTCGTTTGGGGCCTCCTGCTATCGTGAGAATATTTCAGGTAACATTGGACTTCCAGTGTGATTAGAAAAGTGCGTTTTTCTTCGTCGTTCATCCTCATGTCTTCCTTTCGTAAGGACTAcggattttattttattttttggattcGTGAATTCCTTGGCATCCTTTTTCggtcctaaattaatttccatttcTCTGAAGAATCGAATGTTATGAAAGCAGGAACTACGCAGTATGATCGAGTAATTTGTCTGAAGCAGTCTAATTCTACATCAATGGCGTTTTGCTATTTGGAgtttttctgaaattttaaacAGAGATCTTTTTTACATTCTTAAAACATCAACATTTTTTCACATTATCTTGCTGAGCGGATCCACATTTTTTCACATTATCTTGTATGATACAATTAGTGACTTTGTTGCCATTAGAAAGGCTAGTAGTCCCAGTTTAAAACAtgccttttgttttattattttgttgttgttcttgtctACAGCTTGCGAGTAACCAATTGATCTTTGGCTTATTGCTTTCAATGTTCCTTTTGTAGGGCTGACATTGGAAACTGAAAACTTTCATCCTTTCGACAAAGATCTCCTTTTGAAGGTCTAGCAGAATTTTTGTTGCATGTGTACATCAACTTTAATTAGAGTTGTTGTGACGTGGGATATgtgattttctttctaattcaTGTTAAGCTAAActagaatttgaaaaaaaaaaaaaaaaaagtgcagaACAAGTCACATGAGGTCCAGCCCCATCTAAATGGACGATGCATATATCTAGTTGGTTAGTGTCTGTTCTTTTTTACACTTTATAATTGGCAACTCTTCTACTTAGATACTAATCTATCAGAATGCTCCTTTGCAGGAATGATGGGTTCTGGAAAGACGACCATAGGCAAGATTTTGTCGAAAGAATTGAGTTACACATTTTCCGACAGGTTTGCGTTATTTAATTGATGGCTAGCACAGGattttggtttgaatttttacAGACAAGGAAATAAAGAACatattagaagaaaaattagtGCCTAATTTCCTCAACATCACGTCATTATTCCAGCATCGAAGGTCTATTACAAAGCTGAACTGGATAGAAAACAGTTTTGAAGTGATATTACATGCAATATATGATTTTTACTATGCTTTCTGACAGAAAATTATGGCATTCGTAATTTGCATCCATTTTTTAGCACAAGTATGTCAATGCAAGTTACTTGCTTTTgtattaattatgcattacATATCTGGATCAGTGATACATTGGTGGAGCAAGAAGTTGGTGGAACTTCAGTGGCAGAAATTTTCAAGCTTCATGGCGAAGGCTTTTTCAGAGATAAGGAGGTTAGTTAACCTGCAATTGGACCATCCTTCGCATCTGTGAAGAGGACGGTTATTACTATCTACTGtatttgatgtttttatgAACCGAGTGTAACGTGGGAAGCACAATGCTACCATGATAATTTTCATTGaagtgaatatttttaattttcttaagatGTTGGAAGGGGCAAATGTCAGCAATGTGATTTTCCTTCtgcttttataaaaattgaaagggaTCTGGATTTATAATTGGGGATATCCAAAAAGCCTGatgaattttttcaattaggtTGTTACTATTGCTATGGTTTTAAGCAGCCAAGTAAAATGTTTTGCAACTCTAAGCTGTTATAGCCGATCAAAGTTAGTGACAGTGATTTTTGTGTTAGACTGAGGTATTGAGAAAACTATCATTGATGCACGGGTTTGTTATTTCCACTGGTGGAGGTATTGTTGTTCGGCCTATTAACTGGTAATTTGTTTGGACACTCACACTTTCTAATTGTTATTTggttctctgttttttttgttaagtgAGACTTGTCCTATTTGATTGTAGGAAATATATGCAGAAGGGGATTAGCATCTGGCTAGATGTGCCGCTGGAAGCCTTGGCAAAAAGAATTGCTGCAGTGGGTATCGACTCCCGCCCCCTCTTGCACCATGAGTCAGGCAATGCCTACACAAAGGTGGTGAATCATTCTCTGTGAGGGAAACATTTATCCATAAACTATTTACTCTTCTTTATCAAGGGTTTTAGGGATGTTGCTTTTTGGTGTCGAACTCGTGATGCTTGATCCTAGCATATCTTTTAATCTGCTGATTCTCATTCAGGCTTTCAGGCGATTGTCAATTCTTCAGGAGGAGAGGGGTGATGCATATACCAACGCCAATGCCAAAGTTTGTCTAGGAagtatgaaataaataaatcttgaTACTCCTTTGTCATTCTGGAAATATAGAAGTAACAAACTTCGCGTTGGAATCCATAAAGCTACAGCGTTTGTTTATTGTTCCTGTATCTTCTGTGTTAAGGAGGTGactaaaacttaaaatcaaGTTTTTGTTAACTTGCAGGTCTTGCAGCCAAGCTGGGGTTTTCAGATGTATGTAATCTGACGCCTGCAGATATTGCTTTAGAGGTTCCTCTCTTTCAGCCTCATCTTTGTTCTTGCTATGTTTGATTAAGAAATCTGACCTCTCAATAAAGAGATAATcttctatattaaaaaatgcttGAATTTTAAGTCTATTCTTTCCAGGCGCTAGTACAAATTCAAACATTCCTAGAACAGGAAGATGGTTATTCTACTAGTTAAGACTGCAAATGTTCAATATCCAGAGCTTTAAGCCTCTCAAGCATGGAAGAAAGCCTTGCTTCGACTCCTGGCAATTGTATAATATGGGTGGTAAGTACTTCGTTGAACTTGATGATCTATGTCAATGTTAGTAAGTGTATCTCTCTGTAAATTTTGTGGTCAATAAGACTTGTGTGTACATGCACATAGTATGTATGACTATTGCATTATTTGTAGATTGTTGTTTGATTATCATCATATTTTTGTATGCATGTATAATATTCCATTGCATCTGAAATAAGCATCATTGTTTGAtcaccattttatttttgtatgtttGTATGGTCCATTGCGTttgaaataagaacaaaatttaaaaatataacatcTTGTTggcaattttgtttttattgtattaaaaagTGTCATTTTAATCGTATGCATGTGGATTTCCTTTGGagttgaaaaattgaaacatttatcaaattttgtcATTCTTTCTGTCATAAAGAACAATTTCATGAACTTAATAAAGGTTAGAAATGCACCATTTCTTAATGGGTAGGCCATGAATTGGGATCATTATCTACCAACATAAATGGGTACCTACCAGCTGAAATATGATATCTGATGACAAAATGGGGGCAGCTCAACAATTGTACGGCCTTTCATTTAGTTTGCCGCCCGCTACCAATATGCACAGACATCGATTATTgagttatgttatgttatctTATGTGTTATGCCCTCCTTCCCTCTCGATGTTAGTCTTAACTCTGACAAAGTATTCATACCTCGGTTCTGCACATTCTCTCTTCAATGGAGAAGTCGGTCAGGTTAGTTTTTCTTTAGCATTGTTTGATAATAAATCCGTATCAACTCCAaaccatttttcaaatttatcaaaaaaaataaataaaacgaaatgaaattcaaagatctcaataagtatttttaatttgttttttaaagtggaataattttggttgattaaaatattttttcaaaaaattcaaagaacatTCTTGGAATTCTTAAATTGAAACCTTACATCTAAACGCAACCATGCAAACAAATCTCtcgtgattaatttttttaattttatttttaattcaacaacatatggaattaaaacttttgtcctaaaataaaattttctttgctATATTactataatatcatatcaaaataGACACAATCACAGccaacaaatttaaagaaaccaaaacgacaattatataatatattctctATATCTGATGCTGTCCATTGCATGATCTCCAACACATTTTTCCTAAATACCAAATCCTTTGTATTACTAATTTTTATGCATTAAAACCCATCTTTACTAAATTTCATCTAATCAAGTGACACTTCTTCAATCATGAAACTTCAACTATTTCCGATTCTGGTCACTTGATCAGAGAAAATCCTTCATATGAAGCTATAAATTCATATACTTACactgtattatatatatatatatgcatactTACATATCTTTGATTCCGCCGGAGCATTCAATTGTCATCGTACAAGTCGCTGGGATCGTTTTCGTAGAAAAGGCCGTCGACGATCTGGTCAATAAGCGAATCAATGAAGGTGTTGCAGCTGATGCTGAAGATTCGACCTACTCTGTTTCGAGCGTTGGAGGAGAATGCAAAAATGGTTGCCAGAGTAACAGCTCCCAAACAAACTCCTGCTGCTTCCTCAATCCCCTCCAAATCCATCTTCCTGAATACTGAATTTCCCGTCACCACCTCCATTGTTACGGTGGCCGCAAACACAATCTGCAAACAGTTGGAATCTGAGAAGACATTGCCTCGCGCAGAAGtaattttaggtattttaTTTGACGAATTTTACAATGCTTTTATCACCGCGTAATTAATCAACAACTTCGACATATTTCATTGGCTAGATCAAGAATACTATTCACAGCGACTACCAAGAGTTGTTTCAGTtcaaaaagaatatttcacAGTGTTGCATGAAAGTACTTTCATGCTctgttaatttagggaatgatcatgagtttataatcaagaaatataaTCTCTATGGTACGAGGACTTTTGAAGGAGCACAGAGGAAAGCACCATATCTTTATGCTCAGAATGAATAATATCGTACCAACGCACCTTACTTCTATTTAgctatttctaattttttttttttttgaagtatatgAAAATGAAGTATGATCACGAGATAAAACAGGAAACTCACCATGGCGAGGCGGCCGGAGATGATCTCGAACTCATGGCTATCCTTCGAACTCTCTATGTACTCAGACAGAGTCGCGAAGAACCGAGAAACGTCGTCGTCGTCTGAAGCATCTCCAGCGGCTACGCTCTTAGCCTTAATAGGAACAACCGGATCGGATCCAAAGGATCTCAAAGTGCACAAACGAGGCTGTAGAAGGATCTTCGGGGAATCCGAATCGGCGGACTTAGGTTTCGGAAGCGAAACGGAAGCGGGAGGCGATCTTGGCGGGACGTCGGGCAAGGAGGAGCGCAACTGACAGTGAATAGAGCGTGGCGAGGAAGCCATGGAAGAGGGCGTGCGTAGTGCGATTGAAGATGGGAGAGAATGGAAGAATGAGCAGTGGAAAAGAAGAATCTGAGAATGGTGGATTTAGAGTACACGTTGGAGGTGATGGGAGGATGGGACGTGGAGCCTTTTTTGTACGCTCACGCAGTTTTCAGCTATGTGAGGTGAGGCACCCTGCCCTCCCTGCCCTGCCCTGCCCTGCCCTGCCCTGCCCTGCCCTGCCCTGCCCTGCCCTCCCTGCCCTGCCCTCCCTGCCCGCATTTCCAATTTCGATTCAGTAATTAATAGGATcggtaaattttaaatccaccataaatgtaatttttttgggGGCTTGAATTATTATGCTgctgtgatttttttttaatgtactttttccaatttaaatatagagTTTTTgctttattcatttatttatttatgagttTTTATTTGAGTTCTGAGctgaattataaaaacaaaaataaaatatttgaaattggatttttttcaaaaatttgtttttatttgtaacCCCtcccaacaaaacaaaataaataagtagtTTTTGTGAACTGATACTTCGaaacaaacaataaacaattaaaaaaaatagatgatTATCaagcaaaatttaattttcaaatttcgcATAAATGTTGAAAACATTTGTGAAGGATAACAAATATCTTTTAACTTGAATATTCTCAATTGTATTTCTATCTCAATAAGTTTTGAATCTTTCTATCTCATTCAAAATCATGAATTTTAACTAAGATATGCTTTGATTGACGGAGTTAGATGGCAGCTATTTATCGATAGAACACTAATTATCGTTTCAAAAGTTGATAATCCGATCACCACCTCACTACTTCTCATCATTTCAATCACTTGCGCTTTCCCTATTACTATGGGTATTTCATGTGCTGTGGAAGAtcaaattctttaattatttacacTTAAGCAGGTCTTCTACAAGAAAATTGACATTACTGAACTTATTTAAGGGCCTTCTCCTAATGCTAAGTTGCTAGAGCTTTAGGGGTAGGTGGATCTAAACTTAAGCTTGAGATGGccttcttgttttttgttgcATTGTTTGGATTCTAGTCTCTTAAGAAGAGGTGGTCagtcaattttaaaacactcgATGCTATCACAAGCTAAAACCTTGAGATCAATTCTTGAAGGAAAATCATGAACTTGTCAACTCAAAATCATGAAAGGAAATTACTTACAGCCATCAAAATTTAAGTTTGCTCCCACTGATATCTTCAACTTTGTACTCTAATTATTCTTACCTCGTTTGCTAAAATGATTCAAGGCGAGTCGAGAGAACCTTGTGAGGGagagaaataattgaaagatGGAACGGCCTTTCACAATCCCCTCCTTGATGTCTCTTGCCCGTTTAGCCAGAACCGGCTCTGCTGCCTCCACCACTCCCAGATTGGCTACTGTCATTTCCTGCACTTTGGCTAATCAAGTAAAAACGAATTCATTGCTCAACATTCAATAATACCCTCCTcccttttgttgaaataaGAGGCAAAGAAATCGTAAGGGAACCTGTTGGAGTCATGTTTGTCAAGCTACGCAATCTCTCTTCTGCTACTCGAACAGCTCTAGTGGAACTTCTCACACCTTGGGTGATATCCTGGCTGCAAAGGATGCCACAATTCAGCCTTGTGTCTTGTTCTTTGCAACATATGTAAATAGTTACTAGGTAAACAAAAGAGTTCAAAATCTGATGTCAAACCCAAGATCACTGAGCTCCATGGTCAGATCACTAATTTCCATGCCAGATAACCGAATGGCTGCCATAGTGCCTGGAAGTTCCTCCCTTGTGACATCCATGAGCTTCTCTAATGATTCGGCTGCTCTCTTGAATGCCTTCGACATGAAAACATTGGGGGCAACAGGTTATCAGTTTGAAGCATTGGAAGAATGGCATATGGATGCTAAGACACAGGAAATATAGCCATGCCCATATGATGCATCACTTTAAATTGACAACATTCGTCGTAATCAAAGTTGGAGAATACAAACCAGAAGAGTGGGAATTGCAGAACAAAAGAGCCAGGTTGCAGCAATAGCCGTCTACAAAGATGTGAAAATGCGTAGTTATCAGCTAAACCATATTGCCACACTTCCCAATCACCAAGAAAACTACAAGCCAAAAAAGATTTCAACTGCTTTACACAGAAGTCCAAACGTCGAATTACTCACAGTAATAACTACGAATTTTAGCAGAATTTCGGCATCATTTGAACTAAAAGGCCCCAATATCAGACAACAAGCGTTGCAAGTTagaaaaaaaccaacaaaataacGTAATTGCTCGCATATTTCCAACTATTAGCGCAGAAAATACGTAAATAGAAATTCTCAAGTATGTCAATTGCGTCAAAAGGGAAAGCAATCGCAAATTTTGGAGGGACGGGGGAAAGGTGTAGGTTGTGTTGCTAGGAATGACACATTGCACATGCTTTCAATAACATTCAACACGTAAACCAAATCTATTAGACTAAGCGCATCCAAAAAAGCCCTTACGAACTCAGATTCTCAGtgagagaaattaaaagaggTCGGATTACCGCGCAGGCAACGACATTAAGAACAAGGATGTGGCGTTGAGTTAGTGTGCACTGAGAGAATTGAACAAATGCCGGAGAAGAATGTCCAATAGTTTCCGTATAACGCAATGAAGTCGATGGATCAGACGGCGATGACGATAGCGATTGTGCTCGCAcagaaagcaaagaaaatcGACGATTCGGTAGCCTGAGATTGCAAGGTTGTGGTCGGCGAAGTTTAACGTCACTTGTCCGTGCGTGAACGAGACTATGCTTCGCCGCCGCCGGGCACGGCGGCGATAGTTCCAAAGCTCGGAACATTGCTTCTACCGTTCTAGTGCTGCAAAGCGATCTCCGATCTCGGAAATTGGGGCATAGCCGAGAGGATGTGAAGATTTTGGGCCTGCTAAGAGACCGGCTTCTTGTAGCCCTCAAGGCCCAGAGCCGAAATATCTACAAATAAAAGCTAATTTTAGTCCataaatgcttcttttttttttcaattaaaagcACAACTCATCTGGTGGCACTAATAAGTATTGAActttataaatatgtaaaataatatattatatgtttgaAAGATTAGATTTTCATCACTCATCTAGGTTGAATATCAAAAAGTCAATCACTCGTCTTggttgaatataaaaaatatcaaaaagtCAAACACTCGTCTTggttgaatataaaaaatatcaaaaagtCAAACACAAACAGATTGAACTAAAGGCATGTACATCTGCACGTGAATACTCAACAGAACAAAGTTATCTCAACAAGCTCCAAATATCAACCGACCAAATACCCATTCAACTATGAATCTAAGACATATTTGAAAGAACTTTTGAAGTGCTTCGAAAACAAATTTGCACAtcaatacatttttaaaacatttaaaggAAACTTTCAAACGAGACTCCTAATCTTTCCAAACTCTTCAACTCACGACTTTATCTCACGTCTCTTGAATCATACcattcaataaattttcatcaaagAGATCTATAAGTACATAACGTTCAAGGAGATTAAACATCTCGGGATCTTACCCCTCATCTAAACAATCCAGACGCCAGCCTTGTAATCTTATtcctaaacttaaaaatacaCACTTTTACACATCTTACGCAGTTGCTTGTAATCCACAAGTAGGGCAAAAGAGATCTCAACAAGCTACAAAATGTATTCACTCGTTAAAGAGAGGGAGCTGCAATCATTTTCCATCAGGAACGAATGCCAATGTTCCCTCTCAAATGGCCACTGGTTACTCCAAAATGCAGGATATAAAGCTAAATAATCAGAAGCATATATATCTCTAAATTCACTTCAATAATCATTAAAACATGAGTTCCCTATTCACAAGGAATTATTTTGCACTCACCATAATGGTGCACGAAGAAAGCTTTTACTAACGAAACGTATTTACACTGAGATCTGAAAGAAAACTCACTTGTATTATCCCACACTCTCATTGGCCAACTCTTCAAGAGGCACACTTGCCTTGTTTCTCTGCCCACAATACTTCCTTTATTGGATCTATCTTTCTCCTGGAGACATTATAACTTCATAACTTCCAGCTCTAGCTTGAAGTTGATGACAGTTACTTTACCAGTAAGAAGAGAACGAGCATGACAACCCTCATCAGAACAGCAAATCAATTTGTGCAAGCAGCGTAAGAGGACCTGGCTTCTGGAGCAGTCTGTCCCACACCTTCCCTTTTAGCTCTGGAAGCAGAAGACAGGTAAGAATGTGATGGAAGCTGGCCttcatcttgttcttcctACTCTCATTTAAAATTCCTTGATTGACTATCAGAGGAAGATCCTTTGAGAAACACCAAGAGAGAAGCTCCATTCGAGCAATGGATCTCTATGGATAGTTATGCTATgattaaacaaaatacaatgatTCACTATGTCAGAGAAATtgatagagagaaaaaggggAGTCAACAAGTATTTTCCTTGGTATTTACATCTCATATATACAGAATATTTCCCCTCAAACTTACTACAAAATTCCCTAACCATGCTCCAtgctataaaatattttccccAACCAAATATGCTTTGNATATATTAAacgaaccaaaaaaaaaaaacgaaaataaaGAGGAccaaaaagtaataataattaattgaataattgCCTCCTCTGATAAACCTCATCTGTGTATCAGCTTGCGTCTATTAAGACATGAGTTCATTGGTTGCTAGGTCTGCACCACCAAAATTGGTGctgtcttattttctttttgcaataGTATGAAACATAAGTACTTACTAAAATGTCTAATTAGTACCAGCCCTGATAACGTCCTCCACAGCTACGTTGCAAAAGAAACATCTCTGACAATTCAAAAGATGCCTGGAAATACAACCATAGCACGATCGGTGAGAGCAGGGTTTAAAACATGCATTAGCTTCACTTGCATAACAGATGCAGCATATGCTATCATTAGCATCTGTTTGATCACTGAATGTGGAGTTATCAAGAGCTAAAGACTCCATCCGATAAAGAAGAAGACTTAAAAAGTTCTCCAGCCGTTCAAGTTTTACAATATAACCATCACCTCTAAAGGAACCAGCCTGTAAAAATCACCGATAAGAGTTAGTTTATGTAGtagaaaaaaaactttcattCAATCAGATGTCTGCACAAAACACAAAGACACACAAGCACAGAAggattaaataaacatatatatatatatagggagagagagagagagagagagggagagggctAACCCAGTTGTAATCCAACAGAAGACGAAATCCACAGTTCACCGTATTTAGACATTCCATGCTAGCGAAAATACCAACAACGTCATTATATTCTTTGTACTCCAGCTCTGCACTAGCATCCCACAGATTCAAGATGATGCCAACAAGAGGAGCCAATATCATGCCTctgtttattttctctaaagaTTGTCCATTACGCCTAAGTGACCTgcaaataatattgaaaatttatatgcATGACCCTAATGATTTCAAGTGTAGCTATGcaatcatttaaatattcCTCAATTGTCAACaatgtacaaaaaaaaaagaagaaactaaaTCTACTCCAACTAATCCAAAACTTACAAGTCGAAGAATTCCGCATCTGCTGCTGAAGTTACATGATTCAGTACAAAAAGTACTAACTCAGTCAACCTTCTGAGGTTTGTATCAGATCCCAACAGGAATGCTTGAGGGATTTCCCGTGTAAAGAATTCCAAAACCCTTGCAAGATTGCATGAAAGATCAAATATGACattgcattttctttgttgAGAATCTAGT includes these proteins:
- the LOC111803291 gene encoding uncharacterized protein LOC111803291 isoform X2, giving the protein MFRALELSPPCPAAAKHSLVHARTSDVKLRRPQPCNLRLPNRRFSLLSVRAQSLSSSPSDPSTSLRYTETIGHSSPAFVQFSQCTLTQRHILVLNVVACATAIAATWLFCSAIPTLLAFKRAAESLEKLMDVTREELPGTMAAIRLSGMEISDLTMELSDLGQDITQGVRSSTRAVRVAEERLRSLTNMTPTGNDSSQSGSGGGSRAGSG
- the LOC111804571 gene encoding shikimate kinase 1, chloroplastic-like gives rise to the protein MEANLGHLQYLSIRIDSGMFVTKPSGSVRFLHPISDQHKPLPLVSAFQQPLRLPNRCRTVSFGASCYRENISGLTLETENFHPFDKDLLLKNKSHEVQPHLNGRCIYLVGMMGSGKTTIGKILSKELSYTFSDSDTLVEQEVGGTSVAEIFKLHGEGFFRDKETEVLRKLSLMHGFVISTGGGIVVRPINWKYMQKGISIWLDVPLEALAKRIAAVGIDSRPLLHHESGNAYTKAFRRLSILQEERGDAYTNANAKVCLGSLAAKLGFSDVCNLTPADIALEALVQIQTFLEQEDGYSTS
- the LOC111803267 gene encoding stress enhanced protein 2, chloroplastic, which gives rise to MASSPRSIHCQLRSSLPDVPPRSPPASVSLPKPKSADSDSPKILLQPRLCTLRSFGSDPVVPIKAKSVAAGDASDDDDVSRFFATLSEYIESSKDSHEFEIISGRLAMIVFAATVTMEVVTGNSVFRKMDLEGIEEAAGVCLGAVTLATIFAFSSNARNRVGRIFSISCNTFIDSLIDQIVDGLFYENDPSDLYDDN
- the LOC111803291 gene encoding uncharacterized protein LOC111803291 isoform X1 gives rise to the protein MFRALELSPPCPAAAKHSLVHARTSDVKLRRPQPCNLRLPNRRFSLLSVRAQSLSSSPSDPSTSLRYTETIGHSSPAFVQFSQCTLTQRHILVLNVVACATAIAATWLFCSAIPTLLAFKRAAESLEKLMDVTREELPGTMAAIRLSGMEISDLTMELSDLGQDITQGVRSSTRAVRVAEERLRSLTNMTPTAKVQEMTVANLGVVEAAEPVLAKRARDIKEGIVKGRSIFQLFLSLTRFSRLALNHFSKRGKNN